The sequence GCATTCTTCGATCACCTCATGTGTCGATGAGCCAGGCGTGACCACCCCTAGACTCAGAGGCGCTCCAACCTCTCAGCAATGTCATCACAAACTTCCTGTTACATACAAAATAAACtgattacataaattattatgcaaatattgaggtaaatgacgtaaattattagtattacttaccactgcatgtctaggCTCCTCCGCAGATGTCGACGATGCTCCTGGCTCCGGCATGTGAGGGATATCCGTCTGCGGGGCCTGAGGGACGACTCGGGGCTGTGGGGCGTGACCATGAGGCAGAGGATCTAATGCGTGGCCTGGTGTCATAAAAGGATGGGAGATGCGGAAGAACTAGTCCATGTAGTCACTGGAACACTAGCCTGGCACAACGCACACCTCACCTGTTGGAACGATATGATTCTCGTAGTGCATCCACCTGTCGTGTATATCATCATACAAGACCCATGAATCGACAGGAGGAGTAGGAATGGTCTGCGTGTAGCCAAACTGCCGCACGACCCTCTCCGGTCGGTAATAAACAGCAACAGGCCCCTAGCGCAAGAGACCAGAATAGCATGATCTGACGTGGAAGTCCCGGACCTCCCGGTGCTCCCCATAAGGGATCCAACAGACATCCGGAATTCGGAGTCGGTCCAGGCGTTCCCTGTATGCCGGCGTACGAATGCTCTTCATGGTCTTCTTGGTCGCAATCCACCTACACGCAAGCGGAGAATCCTTGTCGTACTTCTGATCAGCAATGGAGTCCGCGACCGACGGAAAGTGCTCGTAAATCCAGCACTACAGATGtaacatcaaaattataaacattaataatgaaagtgtaacaaaatttaaagttgaacaTTGTTGAGGCTGAacgaataaaaacatatttgttaccTGCAGCAGTGTGATGTAACCGCCAAGCTGTCGACTGTGGCTCATAGATGCATCGTTCAGCTGGTCGTACATATGCACCAAAGTAGCCACTCCCCAAGCGTACCTCTCCGTCATACTGAGGTCACGAAAGGCCTCCAAGTAGACAACATGGACattggttgcactcttgttagcaaacagaGTGCAACCCAAAAGGTGAAGAAGATATGTGCGAGCCGCAACTGTCCAATGACCTGCCTGGCATCGACGCTCATATATATCACGTACCCATTGCAGGCGTACGTACGGTCCACGACACTTGGCTGTCTCATCCCTAGCAGACTCTGGAGAGACCATCAATAAGTCCAACAACATCTGAACCGCATCGTCCACGTGCAAGGGCTCAAAAGCGTGTAATTCGCCAATCACGGGAAGATGGAGAAGCGAGGAGACGTCGTCCAACGTGATGGTGAGCTCTCCCACCGGGAGATGGAAACTAGACGTCTCCCGTTGCCACCACTCCACAAACGCGGACAAAAGTCCCCGATCGCCGGTGTCTACCGAACACGTGATCAGAGGACTTAGTCCTGTACCAGCAACAAGTCCCTCAATGGTAGGGACAGGCCTGCCTAAACTGTGGACCTTCCTCCCATGAGAGGATAGCTTCAATTCAAGAtgctcctgaattgaagtataaaggaacgcaaaatttgttaaaatcatcatttaaaggaaaactaatttcaatcataaagtataatttacaagtaactaaaaataaatagtatacaGGGTCAACACGGATGGGTCACTCAGACCACCCGGAAATCCCTCATGCTCATCCTCAACAGCTTTTGCGCCTGTGTCCGTAGGAATGTCTACCACAATGTCCTCTACAGCAGCTGGTGCCTCCATCGGGTCATCCTGAACATCTGGCGCAGGGATGACTGACTCATCGTGCGCCACAGTCACAGCGACTCGTTGCCTCCGTGCGGATGTAGTAGGCCGTCGACGCTGCGAAgcatcatcagaatcatcacGATCTCCTCTGCCCACACCTCTGCCAGTAACCTGACCTAAGGCACGACCTAATCCTCTagtcctaaccatgatctgcaaatgagtGACGCAAATTCAATCACCGATTTCATTCACTTAAATTTCATTGGTCTAACGCAAATTTCATTGACTGAAAGTCGCGCAAGCTGTCAGGCTTTCATTGATTGTAGGACATGTATGTCAAGAAAGGCATGTCAAGAAAGGCTACACATGTTAGGCTTTTATCgggttagtttttattaagTACACTATATGATTGAATGGAAATTGATTATGGATCctaatattattgatattaGATGAACAAagccaaagaaagaagaaatcaaTCTTCTTGAAATGGAAGCAACTCCATATTGTTTCTTGACGATCCTTTATTCCCTCTTGATCCTTGGGTTTCTGGCTCATGCTTTGTTCATGATCTTATCCTTAGTCTTTATAAATTGTTTGTTCATGctattaaatatgttttgtaCACTTTTCTCACTCATTGGGGGAATATGCTTCTAAtaccaaacaaaataatttgaaatcaaCATGAGTGACTGGTGAAAAGGCTCTCAGTGGTTTGAAATTAACCGAGAACTAGCTCTTAGGATAGTTGAAGACAATACTTACTATCCTAAGCTCAAAGAATTCTGCAAACCACACAAATGTTATGTTGATGAGCACTATTTTCAGACAATGTTAACAATTAATACTCCTCATcttttggcaaatagaagtctCACTTATGTGGACTTGTCAAGCTTTATGCTTATTCATTTGGTTCAACCTATAATTTTTGGAGCAACTAGATAAAGAATGACCGATCAACATTCAAAACAGAAGACAACTTCTCATAGATTAtcccaataaaaaagaaaaatccctTTCTCAAAGTTATGCTAGCACTTCATACATTAACATCTACTCCTTCTTCCTCTTGGATTTGAACAACATATTCAAAAGTATGGTCTTTGTTAATTAACTAGTgatattgaagatgaagattCCTTATCtaaacaaattgataaaagcaaaaaaagagaaaaagtagaAAGATCTTTTAGCCTATCATAGAGAAGCTATGTAGAATTGAAAGAAAAGATGACTAAGTATATCAATGTCAGGACAACCTTCAATAAGAGAGAAGGAATTATATGTGATGGGATAAAGAAAAGTTTAACTATccactaaaaaaagaaagaatgagaGTTTAGAAAAGTCTCAACAGTTTGGGTGAAATTGCTAGATAGGTGTGACATTATATATTATAGTAAAATGTCATGAGAAATCTATCGAAATTCATTCTAAGTGACATTTATCTATCGAAGATTTTTTTAGAATACCACCAAATTTTGTTACATTCCTACAAAATTATGATAGTGATGATTGAATATcacaagatttatttatattatttaaaaatattgattgaataccataatattttatcaaataaagccttttaaaatattaattcatgCTGCTATTGTATGGTTTTTATTTGGCTCTCAAGTGACAAAGGTCATAAACTTGTTCATGTCCTCATGAGCTTGAGGCACAAGACTTCTCAACTAATTGAACTATAAAAAAAGCATATCTATGGTTTTTCTATTTTGAAGCCTTATAATAGCATGAAATTGTCAGAAAATGACAATTTGTGGTGgctttaaaaattttaagagctcaattacaaatattttacaAGATCAACGAcacaattactatttttttagtttagggaCCTAAATTAAAAACTCCTAAATAGTTGAGGGAATTAAATTAACCTTGAATGAACAGAAACAGGCAATTTTTCACATGGATATGTAAATAAAAACACCAAAATTCCTAATTAAAATGAAGCTGTGACTTTTACGGATCACCTGATCcgtaaactattttttagtagtttaCGGATCACATGATCCGTAAAAAGCACAACAGCTTCCCGATAGCGGTTTCCGCCATCGCtggcaacaatggtggaaaaaaaaaggttcacGGCGCTTACCTCGACTATGGACGGTCACGAAGCTCCCTCGACGGTGGACGGCGAAGACGAAGCAGAAACGCGAAGAAGAAGCACCACGACACGCgaagaagaagcagaagaaTGGCGACAATGGCAGCAATGGCTTGGGAGGCGAAACGCGAAGTTCACTTGGGAGGTCCGAGGAGGTTCACGACAACAATCACGACAAGAATGAAGAAGAcgcagaaaatgcagaagaaTGAAGAAGCACAAAGGttcgaggaagaagaagcatgcggcgcgggagagagagaggcgagagttattttttttaaaaaaaatgctgagGGGCTAAAAGGTCTTTTCCCAacaattgctgggtgcacctagcagcacTCATAAATTCATCAACGTACATAACTCGCATATTCGACGGGTCAATGGACAAGTTGAGTTAAGTTGTCTCGTTGGActgatcatatttttttttggacataATGTTCTGCAAACTAATAATTTCAGGATGAcagttaaatatataaatgttttggttaaattttttctattgcaattcttgtattttgtatttccaatgatttggttttttatttataaaaaagtgGGAGAATTGTAACTTAGTTTTGTACAAATTTTTTACGATGACACGATATTTTTTACCACACTCGTATGATAAATTATTCggaatatattattttggttaaaagaaaaaaaattatactatttttattttaatgaattatatttttctccCATGAGGTTTAAGAAAATTACACACGTGTTTCCTCCTCTTGCAAAATCCTACATGTATCTCGTAAGGTTTAAGAAAATTACACTTattgtgtatttttaaaatctatacAAACCCCCTAAATGTCGTCTAAacatttgataataataaatcacgtgcattgacaattttaattaaaaaaggataaaatatattttccgtccttataaatatgaaaatgatcGAAATCcgtcaatgtaatttttttttctatttttcatactcgcaaaatttaaatttgttatttttttttgtttgaagctAGGTTCCGGTGTATCCGAACCTATATGTATGTTATTGTAGGAAGTAttagatttttcaatttttttacatcatttgttagcctttttt comes from Glycine soja cultivar W05 chromosome 20, ASM419377v2, whole genome shotgun sequence and encodes:
- the LOC114402052 gene encoding protein MAINTENANCE OF MERISTEMS-like — protein: MVRTRGLGRALGQVTGRGVGRGDRDDSDDASQRRRPTTSARRQRVAVTVAHDESVIPAPDVQDDPMEAPAAVEDIVVDIPTDTGAKAVEDEHEGFPGGLSDPSEHLELKLSSHGRKVHSLGRPVPTIEGLVAGTGLSPLITCSVDTGDRGLLSAFVEWWQRETSSFHLPVGELTITLDDVSSLLHLPVIGELHAFEPLHVDDAVQMLLDLLMVSPESARDETAKCRGPYVRLQWVRDIYERRCQAGHWTVAARTYLLHLLGCTLFANKSATNVHVVYLEAFRDLSMTERYAWGVATLVHMYDQLNDASMSHSRQLGGYITLLQCWIYEHFPSVADSIADQKYDKDSPLACRWIATKKTMKSIRTPAYRERLDRLRIPDGPVAVYYRPERVVRQFGYTQTIPTPPVDSWVLYDDIHDRWMHYENHIVPTGHALDPLPHGHAPQPRVVPQAPQTDIPHMPEPGASSTSAEEPRHAVEVCDDIAERLERL